Part of the Candidatus Poribacteria bacterium genome is shown below.
ATTGCCCGTCGATTACCTACATTTATCTTTTAATCTTCATACAGTTCGCGCTACATGGCTGTTTTATTGAACCCACGTTTTTTATGGCGGTACAATTTCAATTGCGCGGCGTTCTGTGGTCGCTTCACGCGCTGCCTCAATAATGGCGAGGTTGTGATACGCCTTCTTCGGATCTACGGGTAGTGGGGCATCCGCTGCAAGGGCGTTAAAGGTCTCCGTGAAATAGCGGACATGTCCGCTTGCGTCTTCGCGTTCTGCTTCGTTAAATTCTGAGAGCTCTAACGCTTTCCATCCGTCTGCTCTCGTGAAACGACGGAGTGCATCCTCCACATTTACGCGATGCCGGACGCGCAGGGAACCGTTCTCAGCATGCATCTCGCACCACCCAAAATCTGTGGCAGGTACGCACCACGCTCCCGATACAGTCGTGATCCCGCCGTTTTCGTGTTCACAGAGCAACATGGCGATATCATCGACATCAATATCGAGACGGAGGGTTTGGACACGTGCCTCAACGTATCGGACGGGCGATTGCATCAGAGCACAAACGGAATAGATTTCGTGGTAACTGGTGTCAATGATACACCCACCGCCTTTGGCTTTGCTGGCGCGCCACGCAAACGCCGGTGTCGGGTGATTCGCTGAAAAATCTGTCGGTTTTAGTCCCATCCCGACGCTCCTTCCGAAATGAGATTCTCCGAGTGCGTCAAGTTCTGTCATCGCTGCTCTCATGCCTGCATTGAAAAGGTAGTTATGCACGACTGTATAAGGCACGCTGTTACGACGCACAGCTGATAGAATATCGTCAGCCTCTTCCAAGTTCGTCGCCATCGGTTTTTCGGAAATAATAGCCATGCCTGCGTTTGCGGCTTCGATAACCTGCTCGGCGTGAAATGAATGAGGTGTGGCAATGGTCACGGCATCTATCGCTGCATGTTCGAGCATATCCCGATAATCTGCATATCGGTTCTCTGCTGGGACGCTGAACCGTTCTCCGACTTTTTGTAGGTTTTCTGGGACGATGTCTGCGAGCGCGGTTACCTGAATGGTGTCTGTGAGTGCATTATAGGCGCGGGCATGCGTATTTTGTACAATCCCGCCACAGCCAATAAGTCCTAAGCGAATGGGTTTCTTCATTGTGAGTCTCCTTTGTGTAGATTCTACATAGATGTTGCCCGTATGGGACTAAGGAGCAAGGCGATGGATTGTGAAGAAGCACGGCGGGGTAGAATGCACATCGCATTTGAGCGAGTACGCTGCAAAACCTCGCCTACTACTTTCAAGGGGCGCGGTTGGATTACCTTCGTCAAGGAGCAAATGGTTAAGGGTTATGAAACTTTCTTCTGATGTTCGACGATGATTTTTCCTAATGCTCTTAAGGCTTCGTTGACAGATTTGGCATCAGGGAACATCTCGGCTACATCATCATCGAGTCGAATTAGATTTTTGTCTGCGTAGTATCGCTGTGCATATTTTCCCCGAACGCCTTCGCTGAAATCGTATTCATCAAGCATATCTGGGGCATGTTGATTCGATCTGGCTTGATTCATAAGTTCTCCTTTCATAAGATGTCGCTTTTCGAGCAGAAATGATGCGAACAACATCGCCTCTCTCTGTATGAACAACAACTAAAAGTCTCTGTTTTTCAGAGTGCCCAATAGTCACCAATCTTTCTTCTATTTTTGAATGCAGTGGATCTGGAATAGTCAAAGAGAGAAAATCCGAAAAGACGGTGATAGCTTCTTGAAAAGAAACATTATGTTTTCTCAAATTTTCTTTCGCTTTACGAGTATCCCATTGAAATTCCAATCCCACGCTTTTTCACCGTTTTTGATTATTACCTACGTTTAACTATAGTTTGGACAATTTCTGTGAGATTAATGCTTATTTTCA
Proteins encoded:
- a CDS encoding Gfo/Idh/MocA family oxidoreductase encodes the protein MKKPIRLGLIGCGGIVQNTHARAYNALTDTIQVTALADIVPENLQKVGERFSVPAENRYADYRDMLEHAAIDAVTIATPHSFHAEQVIEAANAGMAIISEKPMATNLEEADDILSAVRRNSVPYTVVHNYLFNAGMRAAMTELDALGESHFGRSVGMGLKPTDFSANHPTPAFAWRASKAKGGGCIIDTSYHEIYSVCALMQSPVRYVEARVQTLRLDIDVDDIAMLLCEHENGGITTVSGAWCVPATDFGWCEMHAENGSLRVRHRVNVEDALRRFTRADGWKALELSEFNEAEREDASGHVRYFTETFNALAADAPLPVDPKKAYHNLAIIEAAREATTERRAIEIVPP
- a CDS encoding BrnT family toxin; protein product: MEFQWDTRKAKENLRKHNVSFQEAITVFSDFLSLTIPDPLHSKIEERLVTIGHSEKQRLLVVVHTERGDVVRIISARKATSYERRTYESSQIESTCPRYA